A stretch of the Marinobacter sp. JH2 genome encodes the following:
- a CDS encoding sterol desaturase family protein has product MALIDMMHSVLESSGLLALWETLAPWLALDERQLIFVVATPIFIAVAVWEYLKIRHNPKLMDVPEAIRNFMLGAGYQTTELLFAGMIAFPVYALCYHYRLFDIELNAFTAVLTFIGVDFCYYWMHRSSHRIRWFWAAHVVHHSSERLNFSTAMRQSATNIFNGNWAFYLPMALLGFNPVWIGVAYALSLVYQFFIHTTLIHRLPAAVEFVFNTPSHHRAHHGRNQQYIDRNYGGVLIIWDRLFNSFVPESDDLPPTYGIPRQVYSNNLLVLWTHEYVDMFRDMGKPGSLSSRLKHLWKPPEWQRPVAQEPVKNYEPAHSEPDRR; this is encoded by the coding sequence ATGGCTCTGATCGATATGATGCACTCGGTGCTTGAGAGCAGCGGACTGCTCGCGCTTTGGGAGACGCTGGCCCCCTGGTTGGCATTGGATGAGCGACAGCTGATTTTTGTGGTCGCCACACCGATCTTCATTGCCGTGGCAGTTTGGGAATATCTGAAAATCCGCCACAACCCGAAGCTGATGGATGTGCCCGAGGCGATCCGCAATTTCATGCTAGGTGCGGGTTATCAAACCACTGAGCTGCTGTTTGCCGGGATGATTGCCTTTCCGGTGTATGCGCTGTGTTACCACTACCGCCTGTTCGACATCGAACTGAATGCTTTTACAGCGGTGCTGACCTTCATTGGTGTGGATTTCTGCTATTACTGGATGCACCGTTCCAGCCATCGAATTCGCTGGTTCTGGGCCGCCCATGTGGTACACCATTCCTCCGAGCGTCTGAACTTTTCTACTGCCATGCGCCAGAGCGCGACCAATATCTTTAACGGTAACTGGGCGTTTTACCTACCCATGGCCTTGCTGGGCTTCAATCCGGTGTGGATTGGTGTAGCCTACGCGCTGTCGCTGGTGTATCAGTTTTTTATCCACACCACCTTGATCCATCGCCTGCCGGCAGCCGTGGAATTTGTGTTCAACACGCCCAGCCATCATCGTGCCCATCACGGGCGAAATCAGCAGTACATCGACCGAAACTATGGCGGAGTGTTGATCATTTGGGATCGCTTGTTTAACAGTTTCGTGCCCGAAAGTGACGATCTGCCGCCGACTTACGGCATTCCCCGCCAAGTATATTCAAACAACCTGCTGGTACTGTGGACTCACGAATATGTGGATATGTTCCGCGACATGGGCAAACCCGGCAGTCTAAGCTCTCGTTTAAAACATTTGTGGAAACCGCCGGAGTGGCAACGCCCGGTTGCACAGGAACCGGTTAAGAATTATGAACCAGCACACTCTGAACCTGACCGCCGCTGA
- a CDS encoding glutathione S-transferase family protein: MAIKLYQFCISHYAEKIRWALDYKGISYQTVNLLPGQHIKTIKQLTKAESSVPVLDHNGHIIQGSSAILDYLDETFPERPLTPESPEVRADVLAWEKKLDDLAGSAIRTWVYHYFLQRPKVVIPLLAAGTPFYNKIMLSLAFSRVDDIMRKWMKINQTTADASQQTLETVLTELAEVYSQQPYLVGDQFSRADLTAGALLAPLFQPEQYPVPWPKPAKIPKPVQTVLAEWKDIVAPVAEMYRNNR, encoded by the coding sequence ATGGCCATTAAACTCTATCAGTTTTGCATTTCACACTACGCCGAAAAGATACGCTGGGCGCTGGATTACAAAGGCATCAGCTATCAAACGGTGAATTTGCTGCCCGGCCAGCACATTAAAACCATCAAACAATTGACCAAAGCCGAGTCGTCGGTGCCGGTACTGGACCACAACGGGCACATTATTCAAGGCTCTTCCGCTATTTTGGACTACCTGGATGAAACCTTTCCCGAACGCCCCCTGACGCCCGAATCACCGGAAGTGCGGGCAGACGTGCTGGCTTGGGAGAAGAAACTGGATGACCTGGCCGGCTCGGCCATTCGAACCTGGGTTTACCATTATTTCCTGCAACGCCCGAAGGTGGTGATTCCGCTTCTGGCCGCTGGCACCCCGTTCTACAACAAGATCATGCTGAGCCTCGCCTTCAGCCGGGTTGATGACATCATGCGCAAGTGGATGAAGATCAACCAGACCACGGCAGACGCTTCTCAGCAAACGCTCGAAACGGTGCTCACCGAACTCGCCGAAGTGTATAGCCAACAGCCTTACCTCGTCGGAGACCAGTTCTCTCGTGCGGATCTGACCGCGGGCGCTTTGCTGGCTCCGCTGTTCCAGCCCGAGCAGTATCCGGTGCCTTGGCCCAAGCCCGCGAAAATTCCGAAACCCGTTCAGACCGTGCTAGCGGAATGGAAGGACATAGTCGCGCCCGTTGCGGAGATGTACCGCAACAACCGCTAA